TAGGCTGCTACATGGCTACATCAGCAGAAGACAAACATGCCCTTGTCCGAGGAAATCTGTCAACGACGTCGAGCCCTAGGGTGGCCGGCCCTCGACTACGGAGATCGTAGCCTCGGTCCATCTTCTAGGACGAGGTTTTTTCCCCTCAGCAGCCTAGGCTTGAGAACGATGCAGAGAGATAGATTGATATTGATAATTCTTGATCCCCTCACACGAGTGCTGATTACATAAATATATAGCCTTTCACAAGGCAACCGACTAGAGCTAATTGCTCCTAAAACTAAGGACCTGATCTGATGGCTTTCCATCCTAGCCACTCGGTGGCTCAGCCTGCCTGCGCGACGCGCTCTGCGCGCGATCTGCTGCGCGCCGGATGTCCCTGGCACGGCGCCGTCTAGAGTACATGCGCCCGtacataacatctctcccctcctcgacagccagctcgtcctcgagctggaacgcAGGGAACCGGTCGGCGAAGGAATCCAGGTCTTCCCAGGTTGCTGAAGCTGCCGGCTCACCTTTCCAGCGGATGAGTACCTGGCGTACACTGCGTGCCAGGCGAGTGCGGACAACGCGTTCGGGCTCGGGCACCGTGGCGCCATTGAGGATGGCGGGAAGCGGAGGCGGTGCAATCGGCGGTTCGCCCACCCAATGCTTGAGGAGGCCGACGTGGAACACATCATGGAGCCGAGAGCGAGGCGGTAGAGCAATCCGGACCGCAACGTCGTTGACGACCTCCGTGACCTTGTAAGGGCCGAAGAAGCGGGGCTTCAACTTGCCCGTCGCAGCAGTGTCCAGGGAGACTATCGGGCGATGACGAAGTCGAAGCAGGACCCAATCGCCCACCTTGTAGGAGACGGCCATGTGCTGCTTGTCGTAATAGCGCTTCTAGACGGTCTGTGCTTGCTCCAGCCGGAAGCGCACATCCTGCAGGAACTCCTCGCGCTCCGCCATGGACTTGGCGACCGCCGCGACGCGCATCTCCCCGGGCTCGTATGACCGGATGGTGGGGGTGTCGCGGCCGTAGACGATGCGGAAGGGCGTGTCGCGAAGCGAAGTCTGGTAGGCGGTGTTGTAGGTGTACTCTGCCCAGGGAAGCCACCTGAGCCACTGCCATCAGCACTATGACACATCTTGCATACTTCCTCCCATTCCACTGTACATTCTACGAAGCAGGATTGCAAAACCACCCAAAAAAACCAGCTTCTTGCTATAGCATACAGCGGTTCCCACCTGGATCTCCCCACAATACTACTGGCTAACCACCACCAGTGTCATATCCTAAGTATTCTAGTAATTTCCATATACTTCACAGGAAGGAGTACATCAAATTCTAGATCAATAGGACAATAGCATACAAGGTCTGCCCAGAATAAGAGTAATGTACAACTGCAGAACACGAGTAAGTACAGGTTATGAAGTCTATGAAGAAAtcttgtttttgaaaaaaaaatacttaCACGTTTCAGTGCTAAAGGAGATGCAACTATTATATTAGAAGAATAGAAGTTACTATACAGCTTAATAGATTTCCTGCAGAAACATTAGTTCAAACATTAATTATTTAGACGTTCTCAGTAATCAATATGCTAGAAAAAAATAAGTAGAGCATATATTCTCAGGAAGACTAGCTTATCTGTTTCTGAAAGTTATATTTTGGTCATAAGATTATATTCCCTTCGTTTCAAAAAATAAGGCATGGTATGACTCGtgagtgcaagcggtagagtcttaccgcctgtgaccggaaggtcctgggttcgagtcgcggtctcctcgcattgcacaggcgagggtaagacttgccactgacacccttccccagaccccgcacagagcgggagctctctgcactgggtacgccatgACTCGTGGCAGTCTCCAAACTAAACTTTGAGCATTAATTTCTCTTATGACATATTATTGATAATGGCAATATCACGTTCATAAGAaaaaaacattaaaatatgaacCCAATGGTTTTTTCTTAATAAATATTATCTACATATTGTTAGATTAATTGTTGCTCAAAGTTCACGAAGTTTGATCTTAGGTTGTGTGTGTAGCTGTGTACAAAGAAACAGAATATGCCACCTGGCACCTGCCACTCAAATGAGTATCATAGACTAACAATTTTTACTTTAAGGCGCCATACTATTTTAGACTAGAACAAACAACATCATTAAATTACAAAGAATGTGAAATAACTGCTATTCCATAGCCAATATTGATTTAAGAACACCATAACACCTGATGCATTACTTAGCAAAGACTTTTTGAATCAAATTATTTTGCAAAGTGAGTTTCACGAATGAGGACAATTGAATTTAAATGCCAAATTCTGAAAATACAAGATCAAATTATCAAACCATTGCAAAAGATAAAGACAAACATGTGACATATGCTTGTTTTGTAGAAGGTAAAATTCAGTGAAGTCCAGGCAAATGGATGAGTACTGAACATTGACATGAGTGGATTTCCAACAAAGGACTAAAATAAAAGCTGCTGATTGAAACTCGAAATGGGAACATAGTGAAATATAGAGTTATAGATCCACAACTCAATATACATTGAAATCCAAACTGTCAATTTGCAATCGTGTGATGGTAAAAGGAGGAAAGACCATTTTAACTATAATCTCTGGAAAGTGAAGAGAAACAAGCTGCAGTCTGAAACTGAAAATTATTATAAGCAACTTAAATACTTAATGCTCTTCCATCCCAGTAGACCAAGAAATGCAGTTACTCCTGCCCAGCTCCGAGGAAAAATGCTTCACTTCTGCTGCCTCATGCAAGATGCTGTACTactacagagagagagagagaagatgtTGTGCCAGTGTCTAGCTGCATGGGCATGGGAGCCAAGGAGTGTCCATCCAACACCACACTAAATGTTGCATGCAGCATGCGCGGAACGGGAGCCCAGAAGCTGCCACCCAGTATTCTGGGACTACGAGAAAAGGTAGTTGCGCCTTCTAttatggaatggagggagtaaatgTTAAGTAATTATATAGAATACTCACTTCGTTAATTTTACGCCAAAAAGAAAGTGATCATCAATATCTCCAGCAAAAAGAAGGTCAAAGTCTGCAGGTTTTGTGCTATGTTCAGGTATCCCCTCGTCATCTGATTCACCAAACTCCTTTTTAAATTGTCCCATGGCACTATCCTAGAGAAAAGAGAAAGATATCACTTAGCACCAGAAATAAAAGCATATGAGAGCGAGCTATTGATATGGTTATATCTGTACATAACCCTATCAGCTATTGTATCAGCAGAAAAAAGGATCAAATGTATGTAGGATTGTTTTTATATAAACTTACTTCACATCTTGAAGAAATCAGAACCCAAATCATTGCATATAAATATAAGAAAATGAAAATTTACCTTTTGTGGCAATGGAGAAAGCTGGATCAATCTCTTCACAATGCGTCGTGCAAAACTTTTGAGAGGTAACAAGAAAAGAACCTAAAAATATATTTAGACAAAAGAAAACAGGGTTAATATGAATGTATCTTAAAGACTGGATTTATGGTACAGGCCCCACCAAAGTACCAAACCGATAGCATGCCAGATAAGTTTACTTATTGACAATTGCATGAGAAAA
The sequence above is drawn from the Miscanthus floridulus cultivar M001 chromosome 15, ASM1932011v1, whole genome shotgun sequence genome and encodes:
- the LOC136506994 gene encoding uncharacterized protein, which codes for MAVSYKVGDWVLLRLRHRPIVSLDTAATGKLKPRFFGPYKVTEVVNDVAVRIALPPRSRLHDVFHVGLLKHWVGEPPIAPPPLPAILNGATVPEPERVVRTRLARSVRQVLIRWKGEPAASATWEDLDSFADRFPAFQLEDELAVEEGRDVMYGRMYSRRRRARDIRRAADRAQSASRRQAEPPSG